A DNA window from Solanum lycopersicum chromosome 3, SLM_r2.1 contains the following coding sequences:
- the LOC101257933 gene encoding uncharacterized protein: protein MGGVTSSIAAKFAFFPPNPPSYTVVSDKSCGGKLCIPEIPRRENVDVLKLRTHRGNEIVAVYVKHPKASASMLYSHGNAADLGQMFELFVELSLRLRVNLMGYDYSGYGRSTGKPSECNTYGDIDAVYKCLKEQYEVKDEQLILYGQSVGSGPTVDLASHTPNLRAVVLHGPILSGLRVLYPLKHTHWFDIYKNVEKISLVNCPVLVIHGTADEVVDCSHGKRLYELCKKKYEPLWINGGGHCNLELYPVYIKHLKKFVLGLGKSKHASNGSHKPALISDTKKPAENVSSNTFNLHSDLPEIPRNSLDSRLDKTKKSNKPEKSRTSTGCVDRFRRRKGLA from the exons ATGGGCGGTGTGACGTCATCCATCGCCGCTAAATTCGCTTTTTTCCCACCGAATCCTCCGTCATACACGGTTGTTTCCGACAAGTCATGTGGCGGTAAATTATGCATACCGGAGATACCCAGGAGGGAAAACGTCGACGTTTTGAAGCTGCGGACTCACCGGGGAAACGAAATCGTCGCCGTATACGTGAAACATCCAAAGGCATCCGCCTCTATGCTTTACTCTCATGGAAATGCTGCTGATTTGGGGCAAATGTTTGAATTATTTGTGGAGTTAAGCCTTCGTCTTCGGGTCAATCTCATGGG GTATGATTACTCTGGATATGGACGGTCGACTGGAAAG CCATCTGAGTGTAATACGTACGGGGACATTGATGCAGTATATAAATGCCTAAAGGAGCAGTACGAGGTCAAAGATGAACAGCTAATACTGTATGGTCAATCTGTTGGCAGTGGTCCAACCGTTGATCTTGCATCGCACACACCAAATTTAAGAGCTGTTGTTTTACATGGTCCAATATTGTCTGGTCTAAGAGTGTTGTACCCTCTCAAACACACACATTGGTTTGATATTTATAAG AATGTCGAAAAGATTAGCTTGGTGAATTGTCCTGTTCTAGTCATCCAT GGAACAGCAGATGAAGTTGTTGATTGCTCCCACGGAAAACGACTCTATGAACTATGCAAGAAGAAGTATGAACCACTGTGGATAAATGGAGGCGGGCATTGCAATCTTGAACTTTACCCGGTTTACATCAAGCATCTTAAAAAGTTTGTTCTTGGTCTTGGCAAATCAAAGCATGCTTCAAATGGTTCTCATAAACCGGCATTAATCTCTGACACTAAGAAACCAGCTGAAAATGTCTCCTCAAACACATTCAATCTTCATTCTGACCTTCCAGAAATTCCAAGAAATAGTTTGGATAGTCGACTTGATAAGACAAAGAAGTCGAACAAACCTGAGAAGTCTCGAACGAGTACAGGTTGTGTTGACAGGTTCAGGAGACGGAAGGGATTGGCGTGA
- the LOC101258233 gene encoding GPI-anchored protein LLG1-like, translating into MAFERSCFFLFFFFLAIGLASSSQNHVSYDALNGAMLGGRALLEKLYVKDDCPVDFEKEDLTPITGTCKGPYYNPLVCCNAFAQIACKYAELINNVENGCSTGLFYALNKQGGYPNNLFAQICKGDKEGLPCNKAKAAANKGRH; encoded by the exons ATGGCATTTGAAAGATCATgcttcttcttgtttttcttcttccttgcaATTGGCTTGGCCTCCTCTTCCCAAAACCACGTCTCAT ATGATGCCCTAAATGGTGCCATGCTAGGAGGCCGTGCCCTTCTTGAAAAGTTGTATGTGAAGGACGATTGCCCCGTTGATTTCGAAAAGGAAGACTTGACACCCATCACAGGAACATGCAAAGGACCTTACTACAACCCTCTTGTGTGTTGTAACGCGTTCGCGCAGATAGCTTGCAAGTACGCAGAGCTTATTAACAACGTCGAAAATGGATGTTCAACTGGATTATTTTATGCCTTGAATAAGCAAGGAGGTTATCCAAATAATCTGTTTGCACAAATTTGCAAAGGAGATAAAGAAGGATTGCCTTGTAATAAGGCAAAGGCTGCTGCTAACAAGGGTAGACATTAA